One stretch of Cedecea neteri DNA includes these proteins:
- the aroP gene encoding aromatic amino acid transporter AroP, which produces MMEGQQHGDTLKRGLKNRHIQLIALGGAIGTGLFLGSASVIQSAGPAIILGYAIAGFIAFLIMRQLGEMVVEEPVAGSFSHFAYKYWGGFAGFASGWNYWVLYVLVAMAELTAVGKYIQFWWPEIPTWATAAVFFVAINAINLTNVKVFGEMEFWFAIIKVVAVIAMILFGGWLLFSGNGGPQASVSNLWDQGGFLPHGITGLVMMMAIIMFSFGGLELVGITAAEADNPEVSIPKATNQVIYRILIFYVGSLAILLSLLPWTRVTADTSPFVLIFHELGDTFVANALNVVVLTAALSVYNSCVYCNSRMLFGLAQQGNAPKMLKNVDKRGVPVNTILVSAGFTALCVLINYLAPESAFGLLMALVVSALVINWAMISLAHMKFRRAKQQQGVKTRFPALFYPLGNWVCLLFMVAVLVIMLITPGMAISVYLIPVWIAILGVGYFLKQKNLKAVKA; this is translated from the coding sequence ATGATGGAAGGTCAACAGCACGGCGACACGCTGAAACGCGGCCTTAAAAACCGCCATATTCAGCTTATCGCGCTGGGTGGAGCTATCGGGACGGGCCTGTTTCTGGGCAGCGCATCCGTCATCCAGTCCGCAGGTCCGGCAATTATTCTCGGCTATGCCATCGCCGGGTTTATCGCTTTTTTAATTATGCGCCAGCTGGGTGAAATGGTCGTTGAGGAGCCGGTAGCCGGGTCATTCAGCCATTTCGCTTATAAGTATTGGGGCGGTTTCGCGGGCTTCGCTTCAGGCTGGAACTACTGGGTACTGTACGTCCTTGTTGCCATGGCTGAGCTGACGGCAGTCGGCAAATACATCCAGTTCTGGTGGCCGGAGATCCCTACCTGGGCCACGGCGGCAGTGTTCTTTGTCGCTATCAACGCCATCAATTTAACCAACGTTAAAGTCTTTGGTGAGATGGAGTTCTGGTTCGCCATCATCAAGGTGGTGGCCGTTATTGCCATGATTCTGTTCGGCGGCTGGCTGCTGTTTAGCGGCAACGGCGGCCCGCAGGCTTCCGTGAGCAACCTCTGGGATCAGGGTGGTTTCCTGCCGCACGGCATCACCGGGCTGGTCATGATGATGGCTATCATTATGTTCTCCTTCGGCGGCCTTGAGCTGGTCGGTATTACCGCCGCCGAAGCAGATAATCCTGAAGTGAGCATTCCAAAAGCGACCAACCAGGTTATCTACCGTATTCTGATTTTCTATGTGGGTTCGCTGGCGATTCTGCTGTCTCTGCTGCCGTGGACTCGCGTCACCGCCGACACCAGCCCGTTCGTTCTGATCTTCCATGAGCTGGGCGATACCTTCGTTGCCAACGCGCTGAATGTCGTGGTGCTTACCGCCGCGCTGTCGGTTTACAACAGCTGCGTTTACTGCAACAGCCGTATGCTGTTCGGCCTGGCGCAGCAGGGTAACGCGCCGAAGATGCTGAAAAACGTCGATAAGCGCGGCGTACCGGTGAACACGATTCTGGTTTCCGCAGGTTTCACCGCACTTTGCGTGCTGATTAACTACCTGGCGCCTGAATCAGCCTTCGGCCTGCTGATGGCGCTGGTGGTCTCGGCTCTGGTGATCAACTGGGCAATGATCAGCCTGGCACACATGAAGTTCCGCCGGGCAAAACAGCAGCAAGGGGTCAAAACCCGCTTCCCTGCCCTGTTCTATCCTTTAGGAAACTGGGTCTGCCTGCTGTTCATGGTTGCCGTGCTGGTCATCATGCTGATTACGCCGGGCATGGCTATCTCGGTTTACCTGATTCCGGTATGGATTGCGATTCTGGGCGTGGGTTACTTCCTTAAGCAGAAGAACCTGAAGGCGGTTAAAGCCTGA
- the ampE gene encoding beta-lactamase regulator AmpE → MTLFTLLLVLMGERLFKMGEHWQLDHRLEVLFGRVKHFSLLKTLLMTAAFMAVVFLITRALHGLLFNLPLLVFWIALGVLCIGAGQVRLHYHSYLKAASHDDGHARDAMASELTLIHGVPPECSEREYLRELQNALLWINFRFYLAPLFWFVVGGVWGPVTLAGYAFLRAWQTWLARHHTPHERLLSGIDGILHVLDWVPVRLVGVAYALLGHGERALPAWFASLADRHTSQYQVLTQLAQYSLAREPHQDKMKTPKAAVSLAKKVSLVIVVVVALLTIYGTLV, encoded by the coding sequence ATGACCCTGTTTACCCTGCTGTTGGTCCTGATGGGCGAGCGATTGTTCAAGATGGGCGAGCACTGGCAGCTAGATCACCGCCTTGAAGTGCTTTTTGGGCGGGTGAAGCATTTTTCTCTGTTAAAAACGCTGTTGATGACCGCCGCGTTTATGGCCGTGGTTTTCCTGATTACCCGCGCTTTGCATGGGCTGCTGTTTAACCTCCCGCTGCTGGTGTTCTGGATTGCGCTCGGCGTGCTGTGCATCGGTGCAGGACAGGTCAGGCTGCATTACCATTCTTACCTTAAAGCCGCGAGCCATGATGACGGGCATGCGCGTGATGCAATGGCGAGCGAACTTACGCTGATTCATGGTGTTCCGCCGGAATGTAGCGAGCGCGAATACCTTCGCGAGCTGCAAAACGCGTTGCTATGGATTAACTTCCGTTTCTATCTTGCCCCGCTATTTTGGTTCGTGGTTGGCGGAGTCTGGGGGCCGGTCACGCTTGCGGGTTATGCTTTCTTACGTGCATGGCAGACCTGGCTTGCCCGGCATCATACGCCGCATGAGCGCCTGCTCTCGGGGATTGATGGCATTCTTCACGTTCTGGACTGGGTGCCTGTGCGCCTGGTTGGGGTCGCTTATGCCTTGCTGGGCCACGGCGAGCGAGCGCTTCCCGCGTGGTTTGCTTCTCTTGCCGACAGGCATACTTCTCAGTATCAGGTCCTGACGCAGCTGGCGCAGTACTCGCTGGCACGAGAACCTCATCAAGATAAGATGAAAACGCCGAAGGCTGCGGTTTCTCTGGCAAAAAAGGTTTCACTGGTGATTGTCGTTGTCGTCGCATTGCTGACGATTTACGGCACGTTGGTCTAG